A window of Candidatus Binataceae bacterium genomic DNA:
ACGCCTGAGCATTTCCGGGCTTTGCGTCGTGTACCGGCGCAGGAGCCGATGGCGCCACCGGCCCTACGCGTGCGGGTTGCGTGCCATGACGCCAAGGCTAACTTGGCCCCAGGGGCGTGCGGCCATGTGCCAGCGCAGGCCGACGTGACTCATCATCGCGCGAATATCGACGAAAGCGCGGGCGATCGCGCTGCTCTCGTCCAGACCGTGCGCGCCGCTGAGGTTTTGCAGTCGGTCGGTGGCCTCCATCAGCGCCTGCCCGACAAAGGCGGGGTTGCGCAGAAAACGAGCGCATTGTTCCTCGCTCAGTTTTTGTCCTGAACCAACCACTTCATTGTATTCCTGAGCGTCGGCGCTGAGCAGCGCAACCGCGCTGTCTATGAGCGCACCCGCGTGGGCGATTGCCAACTGTAATGCTTCGCTCTGCGCGCCGGGGCGACCGGCGGCGGGCGGGCGGCTGTGCAGCCGCTCGACGAATTCCTCCAGCGCGCCGCGGGCAATGCCGGTGGCGGCTGAAATCAACGTGCTGTTGGAAAAAGCCGGAATTCGATAAATGTGACTGCGATGGAAGGCGGCGCCGGGGCCCTCGCCCGCCATCAGGGTGGCCAGTGGCAAGGTGCGATGGGCCGGAACAAAAATGTCGCGGATTTCGATGTCGTTGCTGCCGGTGGCTCGCAAGCCGATGGAATGCCAAGTGTCGATGATGCTGAAGTCGCGCCGCGGCACCAGGCACCAGATCATCTCGGGCGCGCCCGAGCCGCGTGCCAGCGGCGCGCCCAGCATCACCCAATGGGCATAGTCCACGCCGCTGGAAAATTTCCAGCGCCCCGACAGTCGATAACCTCCTGGCGCCGGGGTGAAATCGCTGCGATCGGGTACAAAGGCGCTGCAGACCAGAGCATCGGGCGTGTCGCCCCAAACGTCATTCTGGGCTTGCAGATTGAACATCCCCACTTGGCAGGCGTGCACGTTCATCACGGATAAAACCCAGGCGCTGGAGCCACAAGCGCGCCCGATCTCGCCGCATAAACGTAGTTGCGGATAGCCGTAGTCAAGCTCGTAGCCGCCGAAGCGGTTAGGTTGGAAGACCTTGAAGAAGCCTGCGGCGACGAACTCCTCTATCGTCTCGCGCGGCAAGCGGCGGGCCTGGACAGCGGCCAATGCGCGCTCGCGCAGAGCGGGAAACATCGCGCGCGCCTGTTCTACCAAGCGCTCGAGCAACGCGGCCTTGGCTATTCTCTCGGACGATGATGGCTGGATGGAAAGGGTTGTGTCTGCCATTTAGTTGCGAATT
This region includes:
- a CDS encoding acyl-CoA dehydrogenase family protein codes for the protein MADTTLSIQPSSSERIAKAALLERLVEQARAMFPALRERALAAVQARRLPRETIEEFVAAGFFKVFQPNRFGGYELDYGYPQLRLCGEIGRACGSSAWVLSVMNVHACQVGMFNLQAQNDVWGDTPDALVCSAFVPDRSDFTPAPGGYRLSGRWKFSSGVDYAHWVMLGAPLARGSGAPEMIWCLVPRRDFSIIDTWHSIGLRATGSNDIEIRDIFVPAHRTLPLATLMAGEGPGAAFHRSHIYRIPAFSNSTLISAATGIARGALEEFVERLHSRPPAAGRPGAQSEALQLAIAHAGALIDSAVALLSADAQEYNEVVGSGQKLSEEQCARFLRNPAFVGQALMEATDRLQNLSGAHGLDESSAIARAFVDIRAMMSHVGLRWHMAARPWGQVSLGVMARNPHA